The window TGGCACCGAGCCCCTTGGCGGTGTCGTCGCCGAGCGCCAGCGCGTCCAGCCCCCGCGCCACCGCGAACACCAGGACGGTGCCGACGAGCAGGAAGGGCAGCAGCTGCCAGGCCACGTCGGCGGTGCGTCCGGAGAGCGACCCGACGTGCCAGAACCGGAACTGGTCCATCGCGGCGGCGTCGGTGGTGAGCACCATGGTGTTGAGCGAGGCGATGAACGCCGACATCGCCGAGCCGGCCAGCGCCAGCTTGATCGGGGTCGCCCCGCCCCGGCCCCGGCCGGCCAGGCCGTACACCAGCACGGTGGCGACCACCGCCCCGGCGAAGCCGAACCAGACGTACCCGGTGAGGGTGGAGACGCCGAACGCGGAGATCGCCAGCACCACGCCGGCCGCCGCGCCCTGGCTGACGCCGAGGATGCCCGGGTCGGCGATCGGGTTGCGGGTGATGCCCTGCATGACGGCGCCGGCGAGGCCGAGCGCCGCGCCCACCGCGAGACCGACCACCGTGCGCGGCACCCGCAGCTCGCGGACCACCACGGCGTTGGTGGTGTCCCCGCCGTGCCACAGGGCGTCGAGGGTCTCCCCGAGCGGGATGGTGCGGCTGCCGACGGCCAGGCTGAGCAGGACGGCGGCGGCCAGCAGGGCCAGTGCGGCGGCGAGCCACAGTACTCGGCGGCGCGGCAGCGGGCGCGTGCCGGGCGCGGGTGCGGACCGGGGTGCGGCCGTCGGCGCGGTGGTGTCGGTCATGGCTCTCTCTCGCAGATAGCTCAGGCAAACCTAAGTTCCACGGAGAAGCCGGGGCAAATCGCTCCGGCCCCGGCCGGGAGCCGGACCGGGACGGAGCCGGCCGTTCCGGCGGCGGGGTTGGATAGCCTGGCGGCATGCCTGCGACCCCGGACGTCCCGCTCACCGTCGGCTTCGACCTCGACATGACCCTGCTGGACACCCGGCCCGGTATCCGGGCCACCTATCTGGCGCTCGCGGCGGAGACCGGCGCGCACATCGACGCCGACCTCGTGGTCACCCGGCTCGGCCCGCCGCTGCTGGACGAACTGCGCAACTGGTTCCCGGCCGAGCGGGTGCAGGCGGTCGCCGACCGCTACCGCGTGCTGTACCGGGACCTCGCCTTCGCCCCGACCGTCGCCCTGCCCGGCGCGCACGCCGCGATCGACGCGGTGCGCGCGCACGGCGGCCGGGTCGTGGTGATCACCGGCAAGTACGAGCCGAACGCCCGGCTGCACCTGGAGCACGCCGGGCTGCACGCGGACGCGCTGGTGGGGGACCTCTGGGCGGAGACCAAGGGCGTCGCGCTGCGCGAGCACGGCGCCTCGGTGTACGTCGGCGACCACCTCGGCGACATCCGGGGGGCCAAGCACGCGGACGCCGTGGCGGTCGGCGTGGCGACCGGGCCGTACGGCGCCGAGGACCTGCTGGCGGCGGGCGCGGACGTGGTGCTGGCCGACCTCACCGGCTTCCCCGAGTGGCTGGCCGGCCACCTGGCCGCGCGGCCGGTCGGCTAGGGCACGGGCCGGTCAGGCCCCGGCGTGCACCCGGCGGCGCTGGGCGCGGGCGGAGAGCAGCAGGCCGGTCAGGGCGAGCAGGAAGCCCAGCGGCATCAGCATGCTCAGCCAGTACGCGGCCGTCGGCAGCGGCGTCAGGTGCAGGAACAGCGGGACGAAGGTGACCAGGGTGGCGAGCGCGCCGAACCCGAAGACGATCGCTCCGGCCTTGACGTAGGCGTCGCCGCGGTCGGCGCTCTGGCTGCTCACTGGGGTGCTCCTCTGCGGTCGGTCGGCCGTCCCAGTCTGGCAGAGGACGCCGACCGCGCCGGCGGGGACCGTTTCGGGGGCGACCCGTCCGGTCACGTTGCGCAGTTTCCCGGAAGCTGGGAGTTTTGATCCCTGCTGGGCGGGGGTATGCACGCTGTGCCGAGGGGCGCGACAGGTGCGCCCCGTCTCCTCAGACCGGGGGTGTGAGCCAGTGGAAAGCGCGAAGCCGCGTCCCGGCCGTGCCAGTTCCTGGTCGCCGGTGGCCACCAGAGCCCGGTACGGATCCTCCGCGGATCGCGGATGAGGCAGTGACTGACCGTTAGTCTGCTCTCCACAGCGTGCTGACCATGAGCGCCCCACGGGCGCGGAGCCGAGGTCGGCCCGCCCTCCACCACCCAGTGATCCCCGGCCAGGGCCGGGATCCCTCACACCCACATCGAGGACTGTTC of the Kitasatospora sp. NBC_01246 genome contains:
- a CDS encoding FecCD family ABC transporter permease: MTDTTAPTAAPRSAPAPGTRPLPRRRVLWLAAALALLAAAVLLSLAVGSRTIPLGETLDALWHGGDTTNAVVVRELRVPRTVVGLAVGAALGLAGAVMQGITRNPIADPGILGVSQGAAAGVVLAISAFGVSTLTGYVWFGFAGAVVATVLVYGLAGRGRGGATPIKLALAGSAMSAFIASLNTMVLTTDAAAMDQFRFWHVGSLSGRTADVAWQLLPFLLVGTVLVFAVARGLDALALGDDTAKGLGARTGLVRAVGALGATVLTGSAVAAAGPIAFVGLAVPHAARAVAGADHRWVLAFSAVLGPALLLLADAFGRVLFPPSEVPAGVMTALVGVPVLVALVRRREVVAA
- a CDS encoding HAD family hydrolase produces the protein MPATPDVPLTVGFDLDMTLLDTRPGIRATYLALAAETGAHIDADLVVTRLGPPLLDELRNWFPAERVQAVADRYRVLYRDLAFAPTVALPGAHAAIDAVRAHGGRVVVITGKYEPNARLHLEHAGLHADALVGDLWAETKGVALREHGASVYVGDHLGDIRGAKHADAVAVGVATGPYGAEDLLAAGADVVLADLTGFPEWLAGHLAARPVG